In Planococcus shixiaomingii, the DNA window ACGGATGACTAAAATCATACAGAATAAAAGATTTACTGATACACCTGTTGAATACAAAGTTGTGTCTATTATGATTGCATTGCTATTAAGTATCTTTTTAGGAATGCTTAGTGTACAGCACTCCATGTAGCCTAAAGCCACTTAATAATTGTCTTTGATATTTCTGCCACTACCGCTCAGTGGTTGACAACAGGTTATTTACTGACAGTCGGTATCTTGATTCCCATATCAGCGTTGCTGATGCAATGGTTCACAACCCGGCAACTTTTTAGTGCAGCACTCATTTTATCTATGCTTAGCACGTTAATTGCTGCTCTATCTCCCTATTTTGAACTATTGCTGATCGGACTTATAATACAAGCTGCAGGAATGGCTATTTTATTGCCGTTAATGTTCCATATACTCCTTCTGATCTTCCCTCCAGAAAAAAGAGGTATGGTAATGGGATTCCTTGGTTTGGTACTTGTTGTTGCCCCTGCTGTTGGGCCGGTCTTTTCTGGAATAATACTCGAGAGTTTAGGATGGGAATCCATCTTTTGGATACCTCTTCCTTTTTATGTGATTTCTCTTCTTATAGGCATGTATTCTACACAAAATGTAACAACGATTACCAAACCTAAGATCGATATGCTCACCATCCTTACTTCTACGCTTGGCTTTGGTGGAATCGTATTCGCCTTCAGCACTCTCGGTGAAGATGCAGCAGGAATAAGAAACCTGGCTGTTATAATTCCTATGGCAGTCGGTCTTGTTTCTTTAATTGTTTTTGTGACCCGCCAATTAAAAATGGGACAGCCTATGTTAAATTTACGAGCCTTTAAGTATCGAATGTTTACTCTGGGGACTTTTATGACATTCATTTGTATGATGTTCACTTTGGTAGCCATGATTGTATTGCCCATATTCCTTATCCAAGGACTTGGTCTTAATGCAATAGCAGCAGGTCTTATTTTACTGCCCGGAGGGATTTTGCAAGCAGTGATGTCACCTGTAACTGGTAGGCTATTTGATAAATCCGGGCCCAAATAGGTAGTTCCCTTAGGTTTAACCTTTATCACCGTAGCTCTTTTTTCTTTATCAAACCTGCCCATCGATATTCCTATCGCAATCATTATCCTGCTTCATTCATTGTTAATGGTTGGGATATGCTTAGTATGGATGCCTGCTCAAACAAACGGACTTAATCAATTATCGCCAAGTTTTTATCCGGATGGAAGTGCGATAATGAATACACTTCAACAAGTGGCTGGTGCTATCGGAACCGCAGTGGCAATTACGGTAATGACTTTGGGTATTAATCGATTTATGCAAGCTGCACATCAACAGAATACGTCAGCAAATGAATCTCTTGCATTAGTCGCAGGGACTCAGGAAAGTTTTATTTTTGTCCTGATTGTCGCCATTATAGGATTAATTTGTTCCTTATTCATGGAGAGGGTTAAGTTGCTGGATATTAAAAGCTCTGATAGAGAATAGGAAAACATTTGTATCTATCTTATTTTTTTCAGAAACAAAGGGGGAAGATAGGTTTGGTTCAGTTCATCATCTGCTCTCCCTTTGCATAAATGTATAACTTCCTATAGTGCCATAATATGTTAGCAAAAGTTATCAAGTGTCTCTAATGACTCTCGGTTGCATGTGAGGAGGAGATGAAAGTGGGTTTTTTTAAAAAAATCTTTGTAAGCTATGATCCTGTTTTTGCATCAAGTAATTTATTTTGTATGATGCAGTTGGAGGATATATTGAAAATAAAAAACTGTCATTGTTATATTGAGATGAAAAGTTACCCCGTCTTTATTATGAAGTGTCCATCATCTGATTCGATGTCAGCAAAGCAATGGATTATTAATGAAGAATTTACCTGTGATAAACTCGAAAAAGACCATATATACTATTGAACAGAGAGTTTTTCAGGAGATTTTGTAGAATATTTTCAAAGGTTACTTAATCATTTAGCAAAATCGTTCATGAAGTAGCTTCTTTAATAAGTAAGAAAAGAAGGATTTATGCATAAGATTTTCGAACGATTAGTGCAGGATTTAAAGTATATATATGATGGCTTATGCAAGGAAAGAAGTTACAGACAGTATTTCTTTCCTTGCTTTTGTTTGTGGAAGTATACGTTTACAAACGGTTTGAAATTGCCCAATATGGTTCAGATTTCTTGCTATATAAAATGAATTCCATATAATATATAATGAACGTTCAATATAAATGAGGTGAGTACATGAAACAGTCATTAAAAAAAGAAGCTATATTAAACTCAGCTGAGACATTATTTTATCAGCATGGTTTTCATGCAGTCGGTGTAAAAAGCATACTGGATCATGCTGGCGTCGCGCCCATGACGATGTATTATCACTTCAAATCAAAGGAAGAGGTAATCAAAGAAATATTAATGCAAAGAGATGAGCGATATCTTCAAGTTATTGAAGACACCATCAACAAAGAAGAGGGCATTAATTTATATATAGAATCTCTGTTTAAAGCCCATATGAATTGGATCGAAACAAAAGGTTCAAATGGGTGCTTATTTTTAAGAGCAAAGCAAGAGTACGAAGGCGTTAACGATGAAATTACAGCATTGAGCAAAGCACATAAACAGTCATTCCTGAATAAGATTGAAAATGATTTGGAACTTTTCCATGCTCCTAAATCTCTTGGCATGCAAATCACGATTACTTTGGAAGGCTTGACAGCTATGATACAAATCACTGAGCTAAACAAGGTAAAAGAAGCAGCAGCAGAACTAATGAAGAATCTTCATGTTTCCAATGATGAAACTAAGTAATGAGCTGAGAGCAATGTTAAGTTAAACAACATTGCCTTTTATTTTTCACTTTTATTATAATGAACGTTCTACATAAGGAGTGATTCCAATGCATTCAAAAAAATTAGTGATAGTAGGTTTACCGATGATTGCGGTGACATATGGTTTATCCCGGTTCAGTTATGGATTAATGCTTCCTTATATCAATGAAGAGATGAACATGGACCCTTCCACGAGTGGTCTGATCTCTTCTTTGTCCTATCTTGCTTATTGCTTGGCAATCGTATTGGCGATGGTATTTTCGAATAAAGTGACTTCAAAATCGCTACTCATGGCAGCAGGATTGACATCAGTCATTGGTTTGGGTGTTATCGCCATTTCGTCCAGCCCTATAATACTCGGTTTAGGTATATTTTTGGCAGGGTTGAGTACAGGGTTGTCATCTCCTCCTTATGCAAATATTGTGGATACAAATATAGAAACAAGGTTACAGAACCAGACGAATTCATGGATTAATTCGGGCACGAGCATCGGGACGGCCTTTACGGGAGCGATTGTTATCCTTATGACCGACAACTGGAGAGAAACGTACATGATCTTTCTGGTCATTGCTATTCTTGTATTAATCGCGAATTATAAAGGACTTCCCAAAAATCAAAATTTAAAAAAGGAAAGCAAGGCCAGTTTTTCTAAAAAAGAAGGGAAGCAGTCTATTCAATTGATTTTGGCGTCCTTACTTTTAGGAGTATCCTGTTCGGCCTATTGGACATTCTCAAGAGATTTCATATTGAATCTGGAGAGCGCACCTTCCTACCTCGGTGAGTGGTTATGGGTAATTATTGGCGTTGCGGGGTTGTTGGGTGGAACTGCTGGAGTCTTTATCGATAAATTCGGTTTGATGACCGCTTATCGAATATCGGTTCTAGCCCTTTCAACTTCGTCTCTTTTACTCGGAATATTTCCTGGAAACAATCTGATGGGGTTTTTCTCACCAGCTCTTTTTGGCAGCTCCTATATTTTTATGACAGGAGTATTGATTGTGTGGGGGATTACTGTATTCAAGAGCAGTCCATCATTCGGACTTGGAGTGCCTTTCTTGATATTGGCGCTTGGTCAAGCAGCAGGATCTATTTTCTCTGGATTGATAGCTGATATTGCAGGATATCACGCTCTTTTTATCGGAGCTTCTATACTTGGCTATATAAACTTAGTATTTAAACATGATTCCAATTAAATATTTCAAATCTGGACCTGCGGTTGCTAAAGAAGTCAGTAAAATCTTGCGGAAGTGAATAGTTGATTAGTTTACATATGAGAAATTTTCAGAACCACTGGTTATTTTAATAGCTACCTATAAATGGGGAAAAGCAGTGCTGATCAGCAAGGCTTTTTCCCATTTGTCTGTGTATTTGTACTTTTACATAAGGTTTTTATACAGCTTAAAACCGCTGAAAGGATTTTGGTAGGAAAAAAGCGAATTAACAGAGCAGGCTTTAATAACCGTATGTTCAATTGATTTTAATAAGCGCCTAATTGAAGCATTCTAAAGAGGGGAAATACAAATGAAAAAACTTCTCTATGGAGTGTTGGCGGCCAAACTGATTTTTGCTTTGTATAGTTATCAACGACCCATGTTGAGTACGGAAGAAGCCGTAGTACAAGCTTACGAGTATCTAAGAAATCCCCCTGTGCAGATGTACATGACTATCGAACCGATTCAGGTTGAATTGAATGAAGTGCCAGCGGAAAATATTCGCGCAGTGCTGAATCCACAAGAAGGCTTTTTGAATCAGTTGATCAATAAGCAACAATGGGAAGTAACAATTAACTATCAACATGCAGTGCCCACCGTGGTACTGGATGCAACTACCGGTGAATTTTTGGAGTTATCCGGACCCTTGAATTAAAAGGTTCGTCAGCTTTACTATTAACAAATCATTAA includes these proteins:
- a CDS encoding MFS transporter; its protein translation is MHSKKLVIVGLPMIAVTYGLSRFSYGLMLPYINEEMNMDPSTSGLISSLSYLAYCLAIVLAMVFSNKVTSKSLLMAAGLTSVIGLGVIAISSSPIILGLGIFLAGLSTGLSSPPYANIVDTNIETRLQNQTNSWINSGTSIGTAFTGAIVILMTDNWRETYMIFLVIAILVLIANYKGLPKNQNLKKESKASFSKKEGKQSIQLILASLLLGVSCSAYWTFSRDFILNLESAPSYLGEWLWVIIGVAGLLGGTAGVFIDKFGLMTAYRISVLALSTSSLLLGIFPGNNLMGFFSPALFGSSYIFMTGVLIVWGITVFKSSPSFGLGVPFLILALGQAAGSIFSGLIADIAGYHALFIGASILGYINLVFKHDSN
- a CDS encoding TetR/AcrR family transcriptional regulator; this translates as MKQSLKKEAILNSAETLFYQHGFHAVGVKSILDHAGVAPMTMYYHFKSKEEVIKEILMQRDERYLQVIEDTINKEEGINLYIESLFKAHMNWIETKGSNGCLFLRAKQEYEGVNDEITALSKAHKQSFLNKIENDLELFHAPKSLGMQITITLEGLTAMIQITELNKVKEAAAELMKNLHVSNDETK